A DNA window from Labrus mixtus chromosome 4, fLabMix1.1, whole genome shotgun sequence contains the following coding sequences:
- the gdpgp1 gene encoding GDP-D-glucose phosphorylase 1 produces MPLPFVYSSQDFVTEVRRNRANRLVPAKFDTTIQEWWTDRMDRGLFRYHLGDLQTRILPGPNGFVAQLNIQRGIERRKPQEILSIQQEFNTKQFNFNKINHEEIIFEMIKDNEGGNESGQLQQPCKMVVLVNVSPLEFGHCLFVPDPSQCFPQVLTTFAIQVGIESVLLSSDPGFRVGFNSLGAFASVNHLHLHGYYMDHELKIESTPGKPLVPEMGFYRLLDFPGGFLFYTESEQVEKVARAVCLVTDFLVEGNIAHNLFLTRGCPPMSEKDPFSRKGVRIAVWPRMSCFGAKEESAFNVALCELAGHLPFKNKKDYELTTERDVIETIQKYLLSDEEFHTLEQELTRLVMDV; encoded by the coding sequence ATGCCTCTGCCATTTGTGTACAGCAGCCAGGACTTTGTCACAGAGGTGCGTCGTAACCGGGCAAACCGTCTTGTGCCAGCAAAGTTTGACACAACTATCCAAGAGTGGTGGACAGACAGGATGGACAGAGGACTCTTCCGCTATCACCTGGGGGATCTTCAAACACGTATACTGCCAGGCCCGAATGGCTTTGTGGCCCAGCTGAATATCcaaagagggatagagagaagAAAGCCTCAGGAGATCCTGAGCATTCAACAGGAGTTCAATACTAAACAGTTCAatttcaacaaaataaatcatgaagaaATCATCTTCGAGATGATAAAGGACAATGAGGGCGGGAATGAAAGTGGACAGCTGCAGCAACCCTGCAAGATGGTTGTGCTGGTCAATGTCAGCCCTCTGGAGTTTGGACATTGTCTCTTTGTTCCAGATCCCTCACAATGTTTCCCACAGGTCCTGACCACTTTTGCCATCCAGGTTGGCATCGAGTCTGTGCTCCTAAGTTCTGATCCTGGCTTCCGTGTGGGGTTCAACAGTCTTGGAGCATTTGCGTCAGTCAATCACTTACACCTACATGGGTACTACATGGACCACGAGCTCAAGATAGAATCTACACCAGGAAAGCCACTGGTTCCTGAAATGGGGTTTTATCGCCTGCTGGACTTTCCTGgaggctttttattttacacagaatCAGAGCAGGTGGAGAAAGTGGCCAGAGCCGTCTGTCTTGTCACAGACTTTCTTGTTGAGGGTAACATTGCTCACAATCTCTTTTTAACAAGAGGATGTCCGCCCATGTCTGAAAAAGATCCCTTTTCAAGAAAAGGCGTTCGTATCGCTGTTTGGCCCAGAATGTCATGCTTTGGTGCCAAGGAGGAGTCTGCCTTCAATGTCGCTCTTTGTGAGCTGGCTGGACATTTACCgtttaaaaacaagaaggacTATGAGCTCACTACAGAGAGAGATGTTATAGAAACCATCCAAAAGTATCTTCTGTCTGATGAGGAGTTTCACACATTGGAACAGGAGCTTACTCGTCTTGTGATGGATGTATGA